One window of the Lytechinus pictus isolate F3 Inbred chromosome 5, Lp3.0, whole genome shotgun sequence genome contains the following:
- the LOC129262377 gene encoding leucine-rich repeat-containing G-protein coupled receptor 5-like, which produces MKFYTSLWSFGRTVVAWCCLATFFDVVLARVSRTFPCPKACLCDLITLKVDCSGGGLDGLPSTVPLNTRILLFQENNLGNELTIPVFNITAMVRLRQLSVANNSLSFIDSAVFPKQIKLIKLNFDSNYLEGIPAMVRNMRLLKHLHLSRNRISSINKNDLPPSSTIEKLYLDSNQIYILEDGAFAGQKRLEILYMADNLISNISTGLFSKLSMIMQLDLSYNNIGADFKTQYDFLNDDIPTPKTGEVGVSSHSGLGPPLNFSEWFTPNVAPKLEYLNLEANDIQTIAQNAFKLFPVLTSINLAYNQLIALPPQVLHTLNNLQILDLSGNRLRELPYELFQKNTRLEVIKLNKNLFVNLPENIFVGVEKSLLELDLSGNNLHSVSWMNVDLRHLIVLDLSANALTDAGSLTHIVSLQRLYLQENQLFDIPNVRNLTRLQELHLTNNSIRTISFDAFNGNVALELIALDYNELVTLAMEPFEGIPFLQTVKAAGNPFNCDCKMKWMAKFAEDTMSYDLYLNGIYADEMGIPESTFVALEAWIAPLKQQVVCVRPLLVQGVDINTALYNFGPDLICSHFANPRSIMVLILTWFLIIIVFLILFWGKTFWMARKQFGSSRPKLGQEKPKDDDTCYVISAVSKKAGNGQYHLLPDKSDNEPLVFLSNHDDEACKLRTFERSSTEIFIETTV; this is translated from the coding sequence ATGAAATTCTACACGTCGCTATGGAGTTTCGGTCGAACGGTTGTAGCGTGGTGTTGCCTTGCCACCTTTTTCGATGTGGTCTTGGCAAGGGTCTCCAGGACTTTTCCGTGTCCCAAGGCATGCTTATGCGACTTGATCACACTTAAAGTGGACTGCTCGGGAGGTGGACTCGACGGCTTACCCTCTACCGTTCCACTGAACACAAGAATCTTActctttcaagaaaataatttggGAAACGAACTCACCATACCTGTTTTCAACATAACAGCCATGGTTCGCCTCCGGCAGTTGTCCGTTGCAAATAATTCGTTGAGTTTCATAGACTCGGCGGTGTTCCCAAAACAAATAAAGTTGATCAAATTGAACTTTGACAGTAACTACCTTGAGGGCATACCAGCAATGGTTCGCAATATGCGATTGCTCAAGCACCTACACCTTAGCCGTAATCGAATATCTAGTATTAATAAAAACGATTTGCCGCCGTCTTCTACCATAGAGAAGTTATATTTGGACTCGAATCAGATCTACATCCTTGAAGATGGTGCCTTTGCCGGTCAAAAGCGGCTTGAAATTTTATACATGGCGGATAATCTCATCAGCAATATTTCCACTGGTCTTTTTTCGAAACTATCGATGATCATGCAACTTGACTTATCTTACAACAACATTGGTGCCGATTTTAAAACTCAGTATGATTTTCTGAATGACGACATTCCTACTCCCAAAACTGGAGAAGTTGGCGTTAGCTCACATTCGGGTCTTGGGCCACCTCTAAACTTCAGTGAATGGTTCACGCCGAACGTTGCTCCCAAACTAGAATATCTTAACCTAGAAGCAAATGACATACAGACGATCGCACAAAATGCCTTTAAATTATTCCCTGTACTTACTTCGATTAACCTGGCATATAATCAGTTGATAGCATTGCCACCACAAGTATTACATACTTTAAATAACCTACAAATTCTTGACCTTAGTGGCAATAGATTACGTGAATTGCCATATGAGCTGTTTCAGAAGAACACGCGCCTTGAAGTCATCAAGCTAAACAAGAACCTCTTTGTCAATTTACCAGAAAATATATTTGTCGGTGTTGAGAAGAGCCTCTTGGAACTTGATCTATCGGGAAATAACCTACATAGCGTTTCGTGGATGAACGTCGATCTACGACATCTCATTGTTCTTGATCTGTCAGCGAATGCTCTTACGGATGCGGGGAGCTTGACACATATAGTTAGCTTACAAAGGCTGTATCTTCAGGAAAATCAGCTGTTTGATATTCCAAACGTGCGGAACTTGACACGACTTCAAGAGTTACACTTAACCAACAACTCCATCAGGACCATATCATTTGATGCGTTCAACGGCAATGTGGCGCTGGAATTAATCGCGCTGGACTACAACGAACTCGTCACTCTTGCAATGGAACCCTTCGAGGGTATACCCTTCCTGCAGACTGTCAAAGCCGCGGGGAACCCTTTCAACTGCGACTGTAAAATGAAATGGATGGCAAAGTTTGCAGAGGATACAATGAGTTACGACCTGTATCTGAACGGGATTTATGCAGATGAGATGGGCATACCGGAAAGCACGTTTGTGGCTCTTGAAGCTTGGATAGCACCCTTGAAGCAGCAAGTCGTATGCGTAAGACCTCTTCTGGTTCAGGGTGTGGACATTAACACGGCTCTCTATAACTTCGGACCTGACCTCATATGCAGCCATTTTGCAAACCCCAGGAGTATCATGGTCCTTATTCTCACCTGGTTCCTCATTATCATCGTATTCCTCATTCTGTTCTGGGGAAAGACCTTCTGGATGGCCCGGAAGCAGTTCGGCAGCTCCAGGCCTAAGCTCGGCCAAGAAAAGCCTAAGGACGACGATACGTGTTACGTCATCTCGGCCGTCTCGAAAAAGGCGGGAAACGGCCAGTACCATTTGCTACCGGACAAGAGTGACAATGAGCCGTTGGTATTTCTCTCGAACCACGATGACGAGGCCTGCAAATTAAGGACATTTGAAAGGAGCTCTACAGAAATATTTATTGAAACCACCGTCTGA